The following are encoded together in the Kribbella voronezhensis genome:
- a CDS encoding VOC family protein, whose amino-acid sequence MRLDHLSYAAGPDGYQATVERLSALLGAEFVDGGVHPRFGTVNHILPLENDRYIEVVDVLDHPASDKAPFGQAVRARKEVGGGWLGWVVAVRDMERMEKRLGREAVPGNRHRPDGVNLTWRQIGVKGLIADPQLPFFIHWDDLAQHPSVGGKGVKLTALEIAGDPARVTDWIGHPADHLLDDLDVAWVGPNGQPGLNAAVFQTPNGIVRL is encoded by the coding sequence ATGCGCTTGGATCATCTTTCATATGCGGCCGGTCCCGACGGGTATCAGGCGACGGTGGAGCGGCTGTCCGCGCTGCTCGGCGCCGAGTTCGTCGACGGCGGCGTGCACCCCCGCTTCGGCACGGTGAACCACATCCTTCCGCTCGAGAACGACCGCTACATCGAGGTCGTCGACGTGCTCGACCACCCGGCCTCGGACAAGGCCCCGTTCGGTCAGGCCGTCCGCGCCCGCAAGGAGGTCGGCGGCGGCTGGCTCGGCTGGGTGGTCGCGGTCCGCGACATGGAGCGGATGGAGAAGCGGCTCGGCCGCGAGGCCGTCCCCGGCAACCGGCACCGCCCCGACGGGGTGAACCTCACCTGGCGGCAGATCGGCGTCAAGGGCCTGATCGCCGACCCGCAACTGCCGTTCTTCATCCACTGGGACGACCTGGCCCAGCACCCGTCCGTCGGCGGCAAGGGCGTCAAGCTGACCGCGCTCGAGATCGCCGGCGACCCGGCCCGGGTCACCGACTGGATCGGCCACCCGGCCGACCACCTGCTCGACGACCTGGACGTCGCCTGGGTCGGCCCGAACGGTCAGCCCGGTCTCAACGCGGCCGTCTTCCAGACCCCCAACGGCATCGTTCGGCTGTGA
- a CDS encoding NAD-dependent epimerase/dehydratase family protein — protein MRIVVIGGTGHIGTYLVPELVRLGHEVVVLSRGERTPYQDSGAWRQVELQQADRQAEDAAGTFGQRVRELHADVVIDLICFTEQSAKQLAEALQGEVGHLLHCGTIWVHGPSATVPTPEDAPRKPFGDYGIAKAAIERYLLAKAHRDGLPVTIVHPGHISGPGWTPINPAGHLDLGVFKKLAEGAELALPNLGLETVQHVHAADVAGVFLAALANRSVAIGESFHAVADGAMTLRGYAEGVASYFGQEANLTFLPWDKWTKTVSEGDAAATWDHIAHSPHCSMEKAARLLGFRPRYSALETTQDALGWLVANDKL, from the coding sequence ATGCGCATTGTGGTGATTGGTGGGACTGGGCATATCGGGACGTATCTGGTTCCGGAGTTGGTTCGGCTTGGGCATGAGGTGGTGGTGCTCAGTCGGGGCGAGCGAACGCCGTACCAGGACAGTGGCGCCTGGCGACAGGTGGAGTTGCAGCAGGCGGATCGGCAAGCTGAGGATGCCGCCGGCACCTTCGGGCAGCGGGTGCGTGAATTGCACGCCGACGTTGTGATCGACCTGATCTGCTTCACCGAGCAGAGCGCGAAGCAGTTGGCGGAAGCGCTGCAGGGCGAGGTCGGCCACCTCCTGCACTGCGGCACGATCTGGGTGCACGGCCCGAGCGCGACGGTGCCGACGCCGGAGGACGCTCCGCGCAAACCCTTCGGCGACTACGGCATCGCGAAGGCGGCGATCGAGCGCTACCTCTTGGCCAAGGCCCACCGCGACGGACTCCCGGTCACGATCGTCCACCCGGGCCACATCTCCGGACCAGGCTGGACCCCGATCAACCCGGCCGGCCACCTCGATCTCGGCGTCTTCAAGAAGCTTGCCGAGGGCGCCGAACTGGCCCTGCCCAACTTGGGCCTTGAGACAGTCCAGCACGTCCACGCCGCCGACGTCGCGGGCGTGTTCCTCGCGGCACTGGCGAACCGGTCCGTCGCGATTGGCGAGAGCTTCCACGCGGTCGCCGATGGCGCGATGACCCTGCGCGGGTACGCCGAGGGCGTGGCGAGCTATTTCGGTCAGGAGGCGAACCTCACCTTCCTGCCCTGGGACAAGTGGACGAAGACGGTGTCCGAAGGCGACGCCGCCGCGACCTGGGACCACATCGCGCACAGCCCGCACTGCTCGATGGAGAAGGCGGCCCGGCTGCTCGGTTTCCGCCCGCGCTACTCCGCGCTGGAGACGACCCAGGACGCGCTCGGCTGGCTGGTCGCCAACGACAAGCTCTAG
- a CDS encoding Ppx/GppA phosphatase family protein, giving the protein MRLGVLDVGSNTVHLLVVDAHRGAAPLPAYSHKTELRLAEHLDKDGKIAQSGADELVSFISEAAELAEDKGCESVLAFATSALREAPNGEKVLDRVRVKTKVDLQVLTGQDEARLTFLAVRRWFGWSSGRLAVFDIGGGSLEIAAGSDEEPTVAVSVPLGAGRLTRESLTADPPDKDEVRALRKRIRVEMAAVAGDVLRAGRPQRSVATSKTFRSLARICGAAPSDDGPYVPRSLDRDDLTEWMPKLTGMSAAERAALPGVSAGRSTQLIAGALVADAVMDLFDLTSLEVCPWALREGVILSRLDQLQPR; this is encoded by the coding sequence ATGCGGCTCGGCGTACTCGATGTGGGATCCAATACCGTCCACCTGCTGGTGGTGGACGCGCACCGTGGTGCCGCGCCGCTGCCGGCGTACTCGCACAAGACCGAACTGCGGCTCGCCGAGCACCTGGACAAGGACGGCAAGATCGCCCAGTCCGGCGCCGACGAACTCGTCTCGTTCATCTCCGAGGCCGCCGAGCTCGCCGAGGACAAGGGCTGCGAGTCCGTGCTGGCCTTCGCCACCTCCGCCCTTCGGGAGGCTCCGAACGGCGAGAAGGTGCTGGACCGGGTCCGGGTGAAGACCAAGGTCGATCTGCAGGTGCTGACCGGCCAGGACGAGGCTCGGCTGACCTTCCTCGCCGTACGCCGCTGGTTCGGCTGGTCGTCGGGCCGGCTGGCCGTGTTCGACATCGGCGGTGGTTCGCTGGAGATTGCGGCCGGGTCCGACGAGGAGCCGACGGTCGCGGTGTCGGTCCCGCTCGGCGCCGGCCGGCTGACGCGCGAGTCGCTCACCGCGGACCCGCCGGACAAGGACGAAGTACGGGCTCTGCGCAAGCGGATCCGGGTGGAGATGGCGGCGGTGGCCGGCGACGTACTGCGGGCCGGCCGGCCGCAGCGCTCGGTCGCCACCAGCAAGACGTTCCGGTCGCTGGCCAGGATCTGCGGGGCGGCTCCGTCCGACGACGGTCCGTACGTACCGCGCTCGCTGGACCGCGACGACCTGACCGAGTGGATGCCCAAGCTGACCGGTATGTCCGCGGCCGAGCGGGCCGCGTTGCCCGGGGTCTCCGCGGGCCGGTCCACCCAGCTGATCGCCGGTGCGCTGGTCGCGGACGCGGTGATGGATCTGTTCGACCTGACCTCCCTCGAGGTCTGTCCGTGGGCTCTGCGGGAAGGCGTCATCCTGTCCCGTCTGGACCAGTTGCAACCCCGATGA
- a CDS encoding sugar phosphate isomerase/epimerase family protein, producing MSSRKTAAKIGLSTASVYPESTASCFELAARLGYDGVELMVGIDPLSTQIDAVQRLVDYHQLPVIAIHAPCLLITQRVWGTDPWEKLERSAEAAKDLGADVVVVHPPFRWQRDYARGFVEGIARLEAETGVIFAVENMYPWRAPGKGLQAYAPSWDPTEQTYAHTTLDLSHSSTAEQDCVELAATMGRTLKHIHLTDGTGSAKDEHLVPGRGTQRAADLLNGLANNDFRGHIIIEINTRRCSSRSEREIDLIESLEFTRKHFVRTADAVSRRSAFAVTSDGEVSELTP from the coding sequence ATGAGCTCCCGCAAGACCGCCGCGAAGATCGGCCTGTCCACCGCCTCCGTGTACCCGGAGTCGACCGCCAGCTGCTTCGAGCTGGCCGCCCGGCTCGGGTACGACGGCGTGGAACTGATGGTCGGGATCGATCCGCTCAGTACCCAGATCGACGCGGTGCAGCGGCTGGTCGACTACCACCAGCTCCCGGTGATCGCCATCCACGCGCCTTGCCTGCTGATCACCCAGCGGGTGTGGGGGACCGATCCGTGGGAGAAGCTGGAGCGCAGCGCCGAGGCGGCCAAGGACCTCGGTGCCGACGTCGTCGTCGTCCACCCGCCGTTCCGCTGGCAGCGCGACTACGCCCGCGGCTTCGTCGAGGGGATCGCCCGGCTGGAGGCGGAGACCGGCGTCATCTTCGCGGTCGAGAACATGTACCCGTGGCGCGCGCCGGGCAAGGGCCTGCAGGCGTACGCGCCGAGCTGGGACCCGACCGAGCAGACCTACGCCCACACCACGCTCGACCTGTCGCACTCGTCGACCGCCGAGCAGGACTGCGTCGAGCTGGCCGCGACGATGGGCAGGACGCTCAAGCACATCCACCTCACCGACGGCACCGGCTCGGCCAAGGACGAGCACCTGGTGCCCGGCCGCGGCACCCAGCGCGCGGCCGACCTGCTGAACGGTCTGGCGAACAACGACTTCCGCGGCCACATCATCATCGAGATCAACACCCGCCGCTGCTCCAGCCGGTCCGAGCGCGAGATCGACCTGATCGAGTCGCTCGAGTTCACCCGCAAGCACTTCGTCCGGACCGCCGACGCCGTCTCCCGCCGGTCGGCCTTCGCCGTGACCAGCGACGGAGAGGTGTCGGAGCTGACCCCGTGA
- a CDS encoding TetR/AcrR family transcriptional regulator — protein MTDSPARTPGRRPGGPDTRGDILRAARESFAGKGFAGTSLRAVAREAGVDAALVHHYFESKDELFIESMALPVDPRQVAAVILGGPREELGRRIITTFLGVWESAEGQQRMKAVLRSVVTSDEVARMMREGITKMIMVPVAAVLDVPDARLRVSLVATQLLGLALTRYLVDLDPVATTPVPDLIDRIAPVIQHYLTA, from the coding sequence GTGACGGATTCACCGGCCCGTACGCCGGGGCGTCGGCCGGGCGGTCCGGACACCCGCGGTGACATCCTCCGGGCGGCCCGGGAATCCTTTGCAGGTAAGGGATTCGCCGGTACTTCGCTGCGCGCGGTGGCGCGCGAGGCCGGCGTCGACGCGGCGCTCGTGCACCACTACTTCGAGAGCAAGGACGAACTGTTCATCGAGTCGATGGCGCTGCCGGTCGATCCGCGCCAGGTGGCGGCCGTGATCCTCGGCGGCCCGCGGGAGGAACTCGGTCGGCGGATCATCACCACCTTCCTCGGGGTCTGGGAGTCCGCGGAGGGTCAGCAGCGGATGAAGGCGGTCCTGCGCAGCGTCGTCACCAGCGACGAGGTCGCCCGGATGATGCGCGAAGGCATCACGAAGATGATCATGGTCCCGGTCGCGGCCGTCCTGGACGTCCCCGACGCCCGGCTGCGCGTCTCGCTGGTCGCCACCCAACTGCTCGGCCTCGCGCTGACCCGCTACCTCGTCGACCTCGACCCGGTCGCCACCACCCCTGTCCCGGACCTGATCGACCGGATCGCCCCGGTCATCCAGCACTACCTCACCGCCTGA
- a CDS encoding ABC transporter ATP-binding protein, which produces MMKNAVTCRDVVVVRGDREVLHGLGFGLAVGSVTGLLGPSGCGKTTLIRAIVGLQAKVTGAVEVLGLPAGSPKLRGRIGYVTQEPSVYGDLTVRENLRFFAAVLGISSDHVDRVIDAVDLRSHADDRVDRLSGGQQSRASLAAALLGDPELLVLDEPTVGLDPVLRRDLWELFHRLADAGSTLLVSSHVMDEAVRCDRLLLMREGELLADDTPDGLLESVGTSDIEQAFLTLIDRKAGAR; this is translated from the coding sequence ATGATGAAAAACGCCGTGACGTGTCGCGATGTGGTCGTGGTGCGAGGCGATCGGGAGGTCCTGCACGGCCTGGGTTTCGGCCTGGCCGTCGGGTCGGTGACCGGGTTGCTCGGGCCGTCCGGCTGCGGCAAGACCACGCTGATCAGGGCGATCGTGGGCCTGCAGGCCAAGGTCACCGGCGCTGTGGAGGTGCTCGGGCTGCCCGCCGGCTCGCCGAAACTGCGCGGCCGGATCGGCTACGTGACCCAGGAGCCCAGCGTGTACGGAGATCTGACGGTCAGGGAGAACCTCCGCTTCTTCGCCGCCGTCCTCGGCATCTCGTCCGACCACGTCGACCGCGTGATCGACGCCGTCGACCTCCGCAGCCATGCCGACGATCGCGTCGATCGCCTGTCCGGCGGCCAGCAGTCCCGCGCGTCACTCGCGGCCGCGCTGCTCGGCGACCCCGAGCTGCTCGTCCTCGACGAGCCGACCGTCGGCTTGGACCCGGTGCTCCGGCGCGATCTGTGGGAGCTGTTCCATCGGCTGGCCGACGCCGGCTCGACCCTGCTGGTGTCGAGTCACGTGATGGACGAGGCGGTCCGCTGCGACCGGCTGTTACTCATGCGCGAGGGCGAACTGCTCGCCGACGACACTCCGGACGGGCTGCTCGAATCGGTGGGGACCAGCGACATCGAGCAAGCCTTCCTCACCCTGATCGACCGGAAGGCAGGTGCGCGATGA
- a CDS encoding ABC transporter permease encodes MTPRVTLAVAARVLAQLRRDHRTVAMLILLPALLITLMWWMFHDSPGTFDRIGGPLLAVFPSIIMFIVTSVATLRERTSGTLSRLFTLPMAKLDFLLGYALAFALIAVVQATVVVSISLYALNLDIRGSAWQLGVVAVLDGVLGTTLGLFASAFAATEFQAVQMMPAVMIPQLLLCGLLVPRDRLPGVLHGVSDVLPLSYAVDAVSGVARGNGFGAGAGSDALVVAGFIVAALVLGAATLKRRTA; translated from the coding sequence ATGACGCCGCGAGTGACGCTGGCGGTGGCGGCCCGGGTGCTGGCGCAACTGCGCCGGGACCACCGGACCGTGGCGATGCTGATCCTGCTGCCCGCGCTGCTGATCACCTTGATGTGGTGGATGTTCCACGATTCGCCGGGCACGTTCGACCGGATCGGCGGGCCGCTGCTGGCGGTGTTCCCGTCGATCATCATGTTCATCGTGACGTCGGTGGCCACCCTGCGGGAGCGGACCAGCGGGACCCTTTCGCGACTGTTCACGCTGCCGATGGCCAAGCTGGACTTCCTGCTCGGGTATGCGCTGGCGTTCGCGCTGATCGCCGTGGTCCAGGCGACCGTGGTGGTGTCGATCTCGCTCTACGCACTGAACCTCGACATCCGCGGCTCGGCCTGGCAGCTCGGCGTGGTCGCGGTCCTGGACGGAGTTCTCGGTACGACGCTGGGTCTGTTCGCGAGCGCCTTCGCCGCCACCGAGTTCCAGGCGGTCCAGATGATGCCGGCCGTGATGATCCCGCAACTGCTGCTCTGCGGGCTGCTCGTCCCGCGCGACCGGCTGCCCGGCGTACTGCATGGCGTCAGCGACGTGCTGCCGCTGTCGTACGCCGTCGACGCGGTCTCCGGAGTTGCCCGAGGCAACGGCTTCGGCGCCGGCGCGGGCTCGGATGCCTTGGTCGTCGCCGGCTTCATCGTCGCCGCCCTGGTCCTCGGTGCCGCAACGTTGAAGCGTCGTACGGCCTAG
- a CDS encoding DUF695 domain-containing protein, whose product MRIFKRRRTTAAPADPIGGFWSWWEATGAAQIAESIALRDLTAAGAVLSEQVHRIHENLDWELGHGLHAEHVLIVTAAGDPGTRAIARRWLRAAPASDHLWEYADLRRPSPDAGIKFDGMPLVSIESALVTIEPDSREAALHVEVHHPTFPALPDELRKRVTFLLLDLVLGEELVETWIGAISTAVAPPANAVPISELLPAVASFAAAHVAEDGGPSWRLMEGETAAGDRLVATAMVPLRSIQMPHLDTHVAVEVPYKDAREDGLPQDETLSHLRDFEDHLTNRLGDSGRLLAHETAAGSRILHYYVDGTTPAAAQLEAAITGWPDGPVTLKVSADAGWEGVRHLT is encoded by the coding sequence ATGCGGATCTTCAAGCGTCGCCGTACGACGGCTGCGCCGGCCGACCCGATCGGTGGGTTCTGGAGCTGGTGGGAAGCCACCGGCGCCGCCCAGATCGCCGAGTCGATCGCCCTGCGGGACCTGACCGCCGCCGGCGCCGTACTGTCCGAGCAGGTGCACCGGATCCACGAGAACCTCGACTGGGAACTCGGCCACGGCCTGCACGCCGAGCACGTCCTGATCGTCACCGCCGCCGGCGACCCCGGTACTCGCGCCATCGCCCGCCGCTGGTTGCGCGCCGCGCCGGCCTCGGACCACCTCTGGGAGTACGCCGACCTGCGCCGGCCCTCACCGGATGCGGGCATCAAGTTCGACGGGATGCCGCTGGTCTCCATCGAGTCCGCGCTGGTCACGATCGAGCCGGACAGTCGGGAGGCCGCCCTGCACGTCGAGGTGCACCACCCGACGTTCCCGGCCCTGCCCGACGAGCTCCGCAAGCGGGTGACCTTCCTGTTGCTCGACCTGGTCCTGGGTGAGGAACTGGTCGAGACCTGGATCGGCGCGATCAGTACGGCGGTGGCGCCACCCGCCAACGCAGTACCGATCAGTGAGCTGCTTCCCGCGGTGGCTTCGTTCGCCGCGGCGCATGTCGCCGAGGACGGTGGGCCGAGCTGGCGGTTGATGGAAGGCGAGACGGCCGCGGGCGATCGCCTGGTCGCGACCGCGATGGTCCCGCTCCGCTCGATCCAGATGCCGCACCTGGACACGCACGTCGCCGTCGAGGTGCCGTACAAGGATGCGCGCGAGGACGGGCTGCCTCAGGACGAGACGCTGAGCCACCTGCGCGACTTCGAGGATCACCTGACCAACCGGCTCGGCGATTCGGGCCGGCTGCTCGCGCACGAGACTGCCGCCGGTTCGCGGATCCTGCACTACTACGTCGACGGCACCACACCGGCCGCTGCCCAACTGGAGGCCGCGATCACCGGCTGGCCGGACGGCCCGGTCACCCTCAAAGTCTCCGCCGACGCCGGCTGGGAAGGCGTCCGCCACCTGACCTAG